A region of the Salvia splendens isolate huo1 chromosome 11, SspV2, whole genome shotgun sequence genome:
gctggaccggacaccgccagcccacctttcctcatctttgacggcctcccaaacatcgacgtgtctgaattctttgccggtgtcttcgaaatagactcgcaaagccgatctcagaatgtcggcttccgtggctccgctttggtaatgagccgcttcgttATTGTAAATgccgcataattttttgacctgtctgtcgactcggtcaaagtgagcgcgtaacatcttcaatgtgcggcggctagaccccttcggcttaatctcgttgtatacctcggtgaccttttcccagaagtacttccgggtttgttgattcccgacgatgggatcgtacgagacgctgatccaggcgttgtataCGTCCATCGTGTCCTTGTGGCTGTACGGATGCCTGCCTacatcttcctcctcctcctcagccgcctccacctcttcctccaccgccctagagcttccaccgcctcgtcctccatccggagtgggttcatccggataatcctcccgaatttgggataatccctgcgaactCCTCgtggcggagggacgagcgtatgcatcaacatcaaaatggggtggttggtaccccgccggcgtcgacgagccctgGGTGCCTGGCGTCAACGAACCGAAGCcagaaccacccaagacattgtatatgcccccagtcgccaaacgcgttgatgtcaaacccgccggagccgccaccgccatagttgtcgtcgccggacattttgtgatgacaattggagaggttagataaaaattggagaggaaatgaagatgatttgtgaagaatagatgtgtatttgtgtgtgaaatgaagatgaaatatgagtatttatagagtaaaaaaataaaataaaaaataagaaaaaggaaaacggtcgaaaaacggtaatattatcattttcgattttcatttatttattttatctttattaaatttgaaattttttgaaaaaaaaatatttattgcgtcagcgtgtcgaagcccactcgcgggccggcgagtgggcgtcacgcatggcgagCCAGCCCGCgatccgtctcggtgggacgggcgtctcggcgataccgggacgagacgggaggctgcaacgcgtatCGGCGCCGTCTCGCCTCGgcgggacgagatacgagccacctgcgggacgcgttgcgggtggcctaaggGTATCCCCTATAAgccggacacttccaatagccctgCCACTTTTTTTGTCTACAGCCCCAGTTTATTTGTCGGCGCCCACAAAAAAAAGTGTCCGCAGCTATAAGCCGAACACTTCCAACACTTTTTTagccatttttcattttatttcattttttgtttattttaaatcaattgtaattaaaattatcggaatgtaaataattagtcacttttcattttatttcatttttagagagtgaaaacTTAGAGAGTGAATTAATGGAGAGAGTTTGAAATGAGTGTAAAATGGGTGgtggagtggtatttataatacaattttcgaaaaaaaaaatttaaattacgGGGGGCAGTCGGAGTGCCTATAGGCGCGACGAGGCGTGCCTGGCGCGTCCTCGCACTCTTCTCACCGAAAAGCCTTCCGCCCCAAAAATAGCGTCCGCCCTGGGGTGGACGCTGCCTGCACTATAGACCGGTGGGGAGACGGCGGAGTGGGGGCGGCCATAAGGGACATTTGCCCCTCCTCAATATATGTCctactattattttatggagtaatttttaaaattttcggattttttttataaatgcgcaacttcaaacttttaaaatttcttcTTAGATTATATTTTTGCTCCCGTCCAATTGAAATCGGGCTCCGCCTTGTTCAAACCCTAGCTTCCCCACATTCCGCTCCTCTCCCTTTCCGCTCATGCTTCTGGattttcacttggcgttttttCGCTGATCAATATTTTGAGATTTGATCTCTCGttggattttgttttgatttttttttgtgtggtgGATCCTTGATTTGTGCGCTGTGGTTTGTGAAATCTTTGCATGTTAGCCGGAGATGGCGTCTGCGTGCGTAAATAACATCGGAATGTCGCCGGAGAATTTCCTCGACTGTCCTCCGGCGGCTTTCCCGTCGTACGGCTGGCTGAGTCCGAGGATATCGTTCAGCCGCGAGTTTCCCGACGAGGAAGCCTCCAAAGGCGCCGCGAATCGTTCGTCGCCTAAGCGCCTGCCGATGGCGGACGATGCGGATGAGGAGAAGCTGGAGGAGCCAGATCCGGAGGTCTCCAGCAAGGATTTCGTCGATTTCGAGTTCCGGCTCGAAGATCCGGTGGCAATGCTCCCCGCCGATGAGCTTTTCGCCGACGGAAAACTCGTGCCGCTCCACCTCTCCTCCATCCGCCACTCGATGACGTCGGTTCCGGCGTTTTCCGAAGCCAGATCTCCGGATACGCCTAGCTACCGGCGGAGGAATGAGATATCGTCGAGAGATCCGTATTTGTTTTCTCCCAAGGCGCCTCGGTGCTCGAGCCGGTGGAAGGAGCTTCTCGGATTGaagaagctgtaccagaacAACAATTTGAAGCAAGAGGATCCGACAATGGCGTCGTCTCTATCGTCGAATAACAACAGCAAAAACTCCTCCAGAGGCCTCAAGCACTTGCTTCACCGCAGCTCCAAGTCCTCATTGAATACATCCATAGATTCATCCTTAAATCAACCGCTCTTAAAGGACTCTGACAACGAATCAATATCCATATCGTCCAGGCTCTCTCTCTCATCGTCCTCATCTGGCCACGAGCACGACGATCTCCCTCGACTCTCGCTCGATTCAGAAAAGCCTAGTCGTAGTGCTCATCAATCCACCGCCAGCAATCTCGCCAGAGTCCGATTGTCCAAATATAAATCGGCGGCAATGTCATCGGAAAACCGTACACAACCGTGTAGGTCTAGCCGCAGCCCGATGAGAAGAGCTCCTGAAATCATCGTTCCAGTTCGCGGCGTTTCCGTCGACAGTCCTCGGATGAACTCCTCCGGCAAAATCGTGTTCCATAGCTTGGAGAGAAGCTCGAGCAGCCCAAGCACCTTCAACGGCGGGCCTAGACACAAGCATCGAGGAATGGAGCGGTCGTATTCAGCCAACGTCCGCGTCACTCCGGTCCTCAACGTGCCGGTGTGCTCCCTCCGCGGCTCGTCCAAATCAGTCGTTTTCGGTTTTCCATTGTTCGCGTCGCAACCGAGGAAAGAAacaggtggtggtggtggtagcgCTGGGAACAGAAGTCAGTATAGTCAAGGCAAGAACCGCAGAGAGGAGTCAAGGCAAGAACCGCACAGATCGAACTTGAGAGAGAGGAATCAGGCAGATCGAACTTGAGAGAGAGGAATCAGGCTTagagtttttgtttttttggtaaTACCAAACCTTTCCCTTACTCTTTTTTTCCCTCTTTTTCCCTTCTTTGAATAATTTGGGAGTTTGAGGTTCAGCATTACGTTCTCTCTGAATGAAGTTCTCTCTGAATGAAGGTTCGTTTCAGGTTCGTTTCTACTTTCTACCGTAGTTTCCTCCTTgacaaaatttcatttcaatattATGTACATAAGTAATTCCGGTGAGTTTGTTCTCATTATTCCAAAAGCTAAATATTCTCGGCGTTGTCTGTAACTAGATTTGTTTGGAGATGAGGTTCTCTTTTTCATCATATCTGCATTTGATTACCGGAAAGTTAAATGGAATCTCtgttttttctacttttcaaaAGGTTCTTGATTCTGGACTTTAGCGACGACATGTGAGGTGCAGGTGCGCCTGCCTCCCACGCGCATCATCTTGCGACTGGGTTTTCTCTTACCTGTACGCATTCACTGTTTCATTAGTACTTTGCTGAgtatttattttcctttttatcaattttgcaattattgtgtttaatatttaaattattactaAAAAATACATCTTCCTTGATTATTATTTGATGCAATATTACCCCACCTCTTCTTcatctctatttttttactGTACTTGAATAAATGTGTTCTCACACACTCAGTGCTGTGACTGGAATATAATAAATAGGGTTAATAAATCTGCTCTTATTTTACTTCTGCTCTGAACGCTCTGCCACAAGGCTCGTAACTCGAATCGCAGCAATTAATTTTGTCGATTACCAGCTGTGAATTATGATGGATGAATGAATGCAAATGCATCATGTCATTAGATTTGGAATTCAAGAGCATGGGTCCagactcatttttattaatttttactcTTTGCTCTTCCTCAATCACATTCATTTTTTTTCGtaaggacatgctcaaaggtcccaccattctattattcaatttaaataaaaacattttcacaatattaaaatgtattaaaaatgctggaatactattacagattacaaaaaaaattaaaaattacataattaaaatcctaaacatttaaaattacataattaaattcataaaaataaaaaaacccactactcgtggttgaatttcgcccaaatgtgtttgattaggtttTCTTGTAGCTGAATGTACGTTCTGGTATTGCACATtatgtgtcttgtttcgatcctctcgcccactgTCGTATGCCCGCCTCgacgtgggggagacctcgcggttgagcttccggcttcatcctcgtcgtaaaagttagctGCCCTCTGTCCTTCGTCAgttataatcatgttgtgcaagataatacacgtgtacatgttgtgcaagataatacacgtgtacatgatgtcagcGATATTCTTAATGTACCACATCTGAGACGGGGCcgtcacaatgttgaatcgggcttgaaggaccccaaaagctctttcgacgtctttcctagcagactcttgacgcagcgcaaaaagaacctgtctcgggtcttgcggattgtTGTACGttttcacgaaagtcgaccaccttgggtagataccatcggcgagttAGTAatccatgtggtatgcatttccgttgacggtgaagtcgatcgccggtgctagaccattcaaaacatcattgaagaatggtgaaaaatagagtacgttcaagtcgttgttggatccggtaACACTGAAATATGCATGctaaatccataggcggtagtcggcgaccgcttcaaggataagcgttgga
Encoded here:
- the LOC121754994 gene encoding uncharacterized protein LOC121754994 — protein: MASACVNNIGMSPENFLDCPPAAFPSYGWLSPRISFSREFPDEEASKGAANRSSPKRLPMADDADEEKLEEPDPEVSSKDFVDFEFRLEDPVAMLPADELFADGKLVPLHLSSIRHSMTSVPAFSEARSPDTPSYRRRNEISSRDPYLFSPKAPRCSSRWKELLGLKKLYQNNNLKQEDPTMASSLSSNNNSKNSSRGLKHLLHRSSKSSLNTSIDSSLNQPLLKDSDNESISISSRLSLSSSSSGHEHDDLPRLSLDSEKPSRSAHQSTASNLARVRLSKYKSAAMSSENRTQPCRSSRSPMRRAPEIIVPVRGVSVDSPRMNSSGKIVFHSLERSSSSPSTFNGGPRHKHRGMERSYSANVRVTPVLNVPVCSLRGSSKSVVFGFPLFASQPRKETGGGGGSAGNRSQYSQGKNRREESRQEPHRSNLRERNQADRT